TCGGGAATGGTTCGACGAGGGCGATCTGGTTTTCGGCCGGTCGGTCCACGTCGACGTCATCGAACCGGATCACCAGTATGCCATCAGGCGGCCAGGCGCGACCGCAGTGTACACGGTTATCCCACGTCCTGATCGGTCGCTGTCCGAGATCGCCGACAGCCTTGAGGATCACTAAGGCTCCGACTCCGTTGGAGTAGGTCGACTTTTCCGTTCACGGTCGTTATTCGGCGTATGGACCAACAACACCGCGCGTTTCTCTCCGGAGAACGTCCGGAGGACGTGCTCATCTATCTGAGTGACACCGTCGTTTCCGACGGCGAGGCGCTCTCCGACCACGGCACTCGCGTCGAGGGGGGTACGGTACTTGTTCTTCCCGGCGACCGCGGTCGAAGCGTGTTCGAGCAGGCCGTCGGTGTTCCTCCCATGACGTTCGCGGGCACAGCCATGGAGACGGAGGGAACCGTTCTCGACGACTGCACCGGGGGCGAGTGTCCCAACCCGGACCCAGAGACCGAGCATCAGGTTCAGGTGCTTCTCGCGTTCGCGGAAGAACAAAACGAGGACGCTGGCGGACTGTACGCCGAGGGCGACGTGATCCATGCCTACGCCGACTGTACCTGTGATACGACGTACTCCGATCGATGGGTGGCCGGAGACTCAAAACCCTAGCGTCGAGAACGTCCACGAACCGTTCAGACCACCGGA
The sequence above is drawn from the Halocatena salina genome and encodes:
- a CDS encoding DUF5807 family protein; the protein is MDQQHRAFLSGERPEDVLIYLSDTVVSDGEALSDHGTRVEGGTVLVLPGDRGRSVFEQAVGVPPMTFAGTAMETEGTVLDDCTGGECPNPDPETEHQVQVLLAFAEEQNEDAGGLYAEGDVIHAYADCTCDTTYSDRWVAGDSKP